A single genomic interval of Aedes aegypti strain LVP_AGWG chromosome 1, AaegL5.0 Primary Assembly, whole genome shotgun sequence harbors:
- the LOC110674684 gene encoding NTF2-related export protein-like: MEEEFTKLYNEKVDKKRHQMTRLYMDNGLLVWNGNGANGKDNIQKYFQELPRFEHIMNTLVAQPIIGDTVPSQLTFIVKVSGTVIFQDNSTKHF; this comes from the coding sequence ATGGAGGAGGAATTCACCAAACTGTACAACGAAAAAGTAGACAAGAAGCGGCATCAGATGACCCGGCTCTACATGGACAACGGTTTGCTGGTGTGGAACGGAAATGGTGCCAACGGGAAGGACAACATCCAGAAGTACTTCCAGGAACTGCCCCGCTTCGAACACATTATGAACACCCTGGTCGCTCAGCCGATCATTGGCGACACTGTGCCCTCGCAGCTGACGTTCATCGTCAAGGTTTCGGGAACGGTCATCTTCCAGGACAATTCTACCAAACATTTCTAG